A genomic segment from Diospyros lotus cultivar Yz01 chromosome 5, ASM1463336v1, whole genome shotgun sequence encodes:
- the LOC127801387 gene encoding uncharacterized protein LOC127801387 isoform X1, whose translation MQVLRTECLRNRRARILHREVALRCYFLSDPAQLHLHFRRGYFLLLGKGLCSVEEERVYPRHPPVLALVVVPPSHFHHCSLFGSILCEISHKRQATASLASSIAESIAQLVWAFFNYWAYCH comes from the exons ATGCAG GTTCTCAGGACTGAATGCTTGAGAAATAGGAGAGCTCGTATCCTACACAGAGAAGTAGCTCTTCGTTGTTACTTCCTCAGTGACCCAG ctcaGCTTCACTTACACTTCAGGCGTGgttattttcttctactagggaaagggttgtgctcggttgaggaaGAACGTGTTTATCCACGCCATCCACCAG TGCTGGCTTTGGTGGTTGTCCCTCCCAGCCATTTCCATCACTGTTCGCTGTTTGGGAGCATTCTTTGTGAAATTTCTCACAAGAGACAGGCTACAGCATCTCTAGCTTCCTCTATTGC GGAAAGTATTGCTCAACTGGTGTGGGCTTTCTTCAACTATTGGGCTTATTGCCACTAA
- the LOC127801387 gene encoding uncharacterized protein LOC127801387 isoform X2, with translation MQVLRTECLRNRRARILHREVALRCYFLSDPAQLHLHFRRGYFLLLGKGLCSVEEERVYPRHPPVLALVVVPPSHFHHCSLFGSILCEISHKRQATASLASSIAESIAQLVWAFFNYWAYCH, from the exons ATGCAA GTTCTCAGGACTGAATGCTTGAGAAATAGGAGAGCTCGTATCCTACACAGAGAAGTAGCTCTTCGTTGTTACTTCCTCAGTGACCCAG ctcaGCTTCACTTACACTTCAGGCGTGgttattttcttctactagggaaagggttgtgctcggttgaggaaGAACGTGTTTATCCACGCCATCCACCAG TGCTGGCTTTGGTGGTTGTCCCTCCCAGCCATTTCCATCACTGTTCGCTGTTTGGGAGCATTCTTTGTGAAATTTCTCACAAGAGACAGGCTACAGCATCTCTAGCTTCCTCTATTGC GGAAAGTATTGCTCAACTGGTGTGGGCTTTCTTCAACTATTGGGCTTATTGCCACTAA